From one Mya arenaria isolate MELC-2E11 chromosome 4, ASM2691426v1 genomic stretch:
- the LOC128229733 gene encoding complement C1q-like protein 2: MSVLYFTLAVLFYSACGEETCDKRLSLLEEEVKALQETLSKTVKSPRYLLEPNGEGVAFYVQLSTDMTHVGNHQTIVFDVVTTNIGNGYNRIDGIFTAPIGGTYVFTWTTTNKNRSYMTTELLKKGFIVLGKTTSDAMDHDDYAIATNSVIVQLNQYDEIWVRSGTWHSGTLAGDMYSTFSGFLLYPN, from the exons ATGAGTGTTCTTTACTTTACACTTGCCGTTCTGTTTTATTCGGCGTGCGGAGAGGAAACCTGCGACAAGCGGTTATCGCTGTTAGAGGAAGAAGTCAAGGCACTTCAGGAAACATTATCAA aaacgGTAAAATCTCCTCGGTATCTTCTCGAACCTAATGGCGAGGGTGTTGCCTTCTATGTTCAGCTTTCGACCGACATGACCCATGTTGGGAACCATCAGACAATTGTATTCGACGTAGTTACAACCAACATAGGAAATGG atataataGAATAGACGGCATATTCACTGCACCGATTGGAGGAACGTACGTGTTTACCTGGACGACCACGAATAAAAATAGAAGCTACATGACCACAGAACTCTTGAAGAAAGGCTTTATTGTGCTTGGAAAGACAACGTCTGATGCTATGGACCATGATGACTATGCCATTGCCACAAATAGTGTAATTGTACAACTCAACCAAT ACGACGAAATCTGGGTACGATCAGGAACCTGGCACAGCGGGACGTTGGCCGGAGACATGTATTCCACGTTTTCTGGCTTTCTGTTgtatcctaactaa